Proteins encoded by one window of Serratia nevei:
- a CDS encoding DUF6277 family protein, translating into MLDPAKILETMKAGGNLGTNSQSSLSQPFMQGVSNIQMSGPDAAKSVMSNVTKSCDDMFGNMKGIFNGLQSNVSAHQKMQTGEQPKDFNVSMDDLRPAIAKGFPHEMADFFSKVPKL; encoded by the coding sequence ATGTTAGATCCAGCCAAAATTTTAGAAACCATGAAGGCCGGCGGCAATTTGGGCACCAACTCCCAATCGTCGCTGAGCCAGCCGTTTATGCAAGGCGTCAGCAATATTCAAATGTCGGGGCCGGATGCGGCCAAGTCGGTCATGAGTAACGTGACAAAATCTTGCGATGATATGTTCGGCAATATGAAGGGCATTTTTAATGGGCTGCAGTCGAATGTGAGCGCACACCAAAAAATGCAAACGGGCGAACAGCCGAAAGATTTTAATGTTTCTATGGACGATCTTCGCCCGGCGATTGCGAAAGGGTTCCCGCACGAAATGGCGGACTTCTTTTCCAAAGTGCCGAAACTGTAA
- a CDS encoding helix-turn-helix transcriptional regulator, whose product MERVNIAIVDQNQFFKLGLGLALQEGFLQNGVKAKITGEERANIIFRAPDKRVSINFCHTQLLQGNFSSIPLYFSILEHKTIFPKIHCNLEAGSITRKDGVAAIVDKVMFCYRKKNSLVSSYCPRCRTQLTFSEGKVCRLIHLGYSQNQTAMLLGISPKTVSIHKRSAMRKLNIDNNIEFLRWLKMHSDSC is encoded by the coding sequence ATGGAGCGCGTCAATATTGCTATCGTCGATCAAAATCAATTTTTCAAGCTTGGGTTGGGGCTCGCCTTGCAAGAGGGTTTTCTCCAGAATGGTGTCAAGGCCAAGATCACGGGAGAGGAACGGGCCAACATTATATTCCGGGCACCGGATAAGCGGGTGTCCATCAATTTTTGCCATACCCAGCTTTTGCAGGGCAATTTTTCTTCTATTCCGCTCTATTTTTCAATACTGGAGCATAAAACGATTTTTCCAAAAATCCATTGCAATCTAGAGGCCGGAAGCATTACGCGCAAAGACGGTGTGGCGGCGATCGTGGATAAGGTCATGTTTTGCTATCGCAAGAAAAACAGTTTGGTTTCAAGCTATTGCCCACGTTGCCGCACCCAGTTGACCTTTAGCGAAGGGAAGGTGTGCCGTCTGATTCATCTGGGATACTCGCAAAATCAAACTGCGATGTTGCTCGGCATCAGCCCGAAAACGGTCAGCATTCATAAACGCTCTGCGATGAGAAAACTGAATATCGATAACAATATTGAATTCTTGCGCTGGTTAAAAATGCACAGCGACTCTTGTTAA
- a CDS encoding Cof-type HAD-IIB family hydrolase: MWLAVDGKIKYRAIVSDLDGTLLDPSGNLSDVTVETLNILQRRGLEIVIATGRCDADARGIVDGLGFSPVIVSCNGAMVNIEGQAVADRSYFLPAELQTGLIDFLFASPFHVTLFTREGWMMAEENPHFSDYVKTSGVACRYVEPEAMKRQRILKVLVHGDAAPIETLFDQVNQAFGKTLSICKSSTETIDIMDKHISKARSVADYLNSKQIAMRDCLSFGDAMNDLDMLRWAGTGVVMGNAMSELKRALPLNPVALPNSRNGVADYLCREFGLF, from the coding sequence ATGTGGCTGGCAGTCGACGGCAAAATAAAGTACCGGGCGATCGTGAGCGATCTTGACGGCACCTTGCTCGATCCGTCCGGGAATTTATCCGATGTGACGGTGGAAACGCTCAACATTTTACAGCGTCGGGGGTTGGAAATCGTCATTGCAACGGGGCGCTGCGATGCGGATGCGCGCGGGATCGTGGATGGGCTGGGGTTCTCGCCGGTGATCGTTTCTTGCAACGGCGCGATGGTCAACATCGAAGGGCAGGCGGTGGCGGATAGAAGCTATTTTTTGCCCGCAGAGCTGCAAACCGGGCTGATCGATTTTTTATTCGCCAGCCCGTTCCACGTGACCCTGTTCACCCGAGAGGGCTGGATGATGGCCGAAGAGAATCCGCATTTTTCTGACTACGTCAAAACGTCGGGCGTGGCCTGCCGCTATGTCGAGCCTGAGGCCATGAAGCGGCAGCGGATATTGAAGGTACTGGTGCATGGGGACGCGGCGCCGATCGAGACGCTCTTTGACCAGGTCAACCAGGCCTTCGGCAAAACGCTGTCCATCTGTAAGTCCTCCACGGAAACGATAGACATCATGGATAAGCATATTTCCAAGGCCAGAAGCGTGGCCGACTATTTGAATTCCAAACAGATAGCGATGCGCGATTGCCTCTCTTTCGGCGATGCGATGAACGATCTGGACATGCTGCGCTGGGCCGGAACGGGCGTGGTCATGGGCAATGCCATGAGCGAATTGAAACGCGCTCTGCCGTTGAATCCGGTGGCGTTGCCCAATAGCCGCAATGGCGTTGCAGACTATCTCTGTCGTGAATTCGGTCTGTTCTGA
- a CDS encoding non-ribosomal peptide synthetase, whose amino-acid sequence MEEIPVSPYSKVFIDEYDRHPEGCNYNVLVLQRIEGALDPIRLQAALNALVQDHVLLNSHIHEQDGELYWRRNDAIHPLQHYTDRTLLTQVIRRPFDIYRGPLYRWALFAEGERRYTLALVGHHLVIDGASSDEFFSLVSQYYRQQRLATRVEAAEIAAVNRQLQQEVKQLAADGALAHWRAEAESLGALEVPFERSGAGREDEAGELRFHFPKAQWKALKQASGIRRVNDFLALLVLWGILMARSGNQETVYISYPVSIKKGQKFALGGHVNTSVLPLSLRDGASFSDVYRRALAFITAAPPQSRQRFNQLPTQEVVRALGIRALPISFAQTNLRDAALPLADCATWPLFEANHDMASAALSLEYEDRADIDALQFRLRFRQGMFDEEDMRDCAAHFTRLMQQAMSAPDAPLSHMAFYPTADRSPPDNESLPLPGETLSARFEAIAQRYPENIALEYEGLRVSYRELNGMANSLAREIVLRYASLTGAEPQADSPIALYSEKSLEMVVALLAVLKTGAAYVPISCHYPQARIRHILEETRAALVIAGPSMQTAAEALAAMMPHPQAVLTLGDLSRLPHERHNLPVVTAAERLGAIIYTSGSTGVPKGVMLEQQAMCGLATASGIAITPEDVLLFLSSPAFDAATFEVWGALLNGAKLVVIRDTEDIAGDVPQLEALLRRQQVSILWATRSLFDHLYLSNPDLFAGLRYLLVGGEALTATLMQRLVRQPHRPQWVINGYGPTECTTFTTMYAIAQDEARSSIPIGRAIPGRELYVLDRWRQPLPPGLAGELYIGGSALARGYLNQPQQTQASFIELHGRRLYKTGDRVRWLRDGNLEYLGRNDCQVKIRGFRIELSEIENAINALEGVEKGVVVDVVHRESKRLAAYLLMARGVAWDPAELRSRLERSLPDYMVPSSYVEIDEIPLTVNGKLDRSALPAPQFAQSGRYAAPENPLEALICSLWSNILGVETVGIDDDFFRLGGDSIQSIVFTSELSKSGYHSNSRAVFETRNARALAQRILRQQDAVTALNEQGELQGEFELLPIQRWYRELAPNRSAFFNQTFLVRVPPMSAEQVADLVAALADQHDMLRARFSVDDAGVIVSQRYLSAADGGPSWGYYDLALCRQSRAELLRQWQSGFDPAAGPICRFVYIFDSRAPGYALMFCAFHHLIVDVVSWRVIVSDLQRLHQGESLPAKGTSYRQWGERLRQYAATRQDQCAYWLAMIAGQPDYATLSGVAQAPEFCRFECDVALTALLMDGCHQAYNTSVREVLLAALAPVLQAWHGSADSYLTLEHHGRDINDDKIRLEGTVGWFTALMPLRITAHECQKTTLRAIKDRLRKMPDHGIGYSALKYASAPGDEVPACLRRHRLPAISFNYLGAFNEQADDALWALIDQTADLENGAMPVSGNVLDLVLYVHDDRLSIVMSGLLPHETLSRIGSHYVDSLSALVEYCCHEAGNGVCLASPGDFPHADVSLAELDRWQQKHRLAAVFEATVTQRELMYFNRLNREYQIDQAVYEIAGPLQPEVLNQAWALALQRFEMLRAGFDDQTRRGRPNVFICETLQAPIAMDDWSDAAPASLEERMEALLARERETAFELDAPPLIRWRLIRLHADEHYLVQTFNHILFDGWSLGVLFGQWFNDYLALLAGRVPALEINRFEPFAAHVRTHGNDPEARAFWADYLRDAPVNQRLPLTAAPQLVPQGRRMRQHGDEFSSAQMARLTAFCRRQGITVNQLTQLAWMLALAEALACDDIAIGTTMSERPADIEQVQTLFGLCVASPVLRLRAIRRRPLYELLDDIADSQTFRQKYAFSELNRYDENWVPTSPFGSLFVFENMPKPAMDPRLPFQCRVMDIVSGSNHQTVLCLFPEAERLAISLFYDSHEIARENIVELGRRFLIIALAIANLPPDSDICAEDGIIQAEEA is encoded by the coding sequence ATGGAAGAAATTCCTGTATCACCCTACTCAAAAGTTTTTATCGATGAATATGATCGCCATCCTGAAGGCTGCAATTACAACGTATTGGTGCTGCAGCGAATTGAGGGCGCGCTGGATCCCATCCGGTTGCAAGCCGCGCTGAATGCGCTGGTGCAAGATCATGTTCTGCTGAACAGCCATATTCATGAACAGGATGGCGAGCTGTATTGGCGCCGCAATGACGCAATCCATCCGTTGCAGCATTACACGGACCGCACGCTGCTGACGCAAGTGATTCGCCGGCCCTTCGATATTTACCGCGGGCCGCTTTATCGCTGGGCGCTATTCGCCGAGGGAGAGCGGCGCTATACCTTGGCGTTGGTCGGCCACCATCTGGTGATTGACGGCGCCTCTTCCGACGAGTTTTTCTCCCTGGTGAGCCAGTACTATCGCCAACAGCGGCTGGCGACGCGCGTCGAGGCGGCCGAGATCGCCGCCGTTAACCGGCAACTGCAGCAGGAGGTGAAGCAACTGGCCGCCGATGGGGCGCTGGCGCATTGGCGCGCCGAAGCGGAAAGTTTGGGCGCGCTCGAGGTGCCGTTTGAGCGAAGCGGCGCCGGCCGTGAAGACGAAGCGGGCGAGCTGCGCTTCCACTTTCCCAAAGCGCAATGGAAAGCGCTGAAACAGGCCTCGGGGATTCGGCGAGTGAATGATTTCCTGGCGCTGCTGGTGCTGTGGGGCATCTTGATGGCGCGCAGCGGCAATCAGGAAACGGTCTACATCAGCTATCCGGTGTCGATAAAGAAGGGGCAAAAATTTGCGCTCGGCGGCCATGTGAACACCAGCGTGTTGCCCCTCTCTTTGCGTGACGGCGCGAGTTTTTCCGACGTTTATCGACGGGCGCTGGCATTTATTACCGCCGCGCCGCCGCAGTCGCGCCAACGTTTTAACCAGCTGCCCACGCAAGAGGTGGTGCGGGCGTTGGGGATCCGCGCGTTACCGATCTCCTTTGCCCAAACCAACTTGCGCGATGCGGCATTGCCGCTGGCCGATTGCGCCACCTGGCCGCTATTCGAAGCCAATCACGATATGGCCAGCGCGGCGCTCTCGCTGGAATACGAAGACCGGGCCGATATTGATGCGTTGCAGTTCCGGTTGCGCTTTCGCCAGGGCATGTTTGACGAGGAAGACATGCGCGACTGCGCGGCGCATTTTACTCGCCTGATGCAACAGGCGATGAGCGCGCCTGACGCCCCGTTAAGCCACATGGCCTTCTATCCCACCGCCGACAGGTCGCCGCCGGATAATGAGAGTCTCCCGCTGCCAGGGGAGACTCTCAGCGCCCGTTTTGAAGCGATCGCGCAACGCTACCCGGAAAACATCGCGCTGGAGTATGAGGGGCTGCGCGTCAGCTACCGTGAGTTGAACGGCATGGCGAACAGCCTGGCGCGCGAGATCGTGCTTCGCTATGCGTCGTTGACCGGGGCTGAGCCCCAGGCGGACTCGCCGATCGCCTTGTACAGCGAAAAAAGCCTGGAAATGGTCGTGGCGCTGCTGGCGGTGCTGAAAACCGGCGCGGCCTATGTGCCGATCTCCTGCCATTATCCCCAGGCGCGTATTCGGCATATTCTTGAGGAAACGCGGGCGGCCTTGGTGATTGCCGGGCCCTCTATGCAGACGGCGGCGGAAGCGTTGGCCGCGATGATGCCGCATCCCCAGGCCGTGCTGACACTGGGCGATCTGAGCCGCCTGCCGCATGAACGGCATAATCTGCCGGTGGTCACCGCCGCCGAACGGCTTGGCGCGATCATTTATACCTCGGGGTCGACGGGAGTGCCGAAAGGCGTGATGCTCGAGCAGCAGGCGATGTGCGGGTTGGCGACCGCGTCCGGCATCGCGATTACGCCCGAAGATGTCTTGTTGTTCCTGTCCAGCCCGGCGTTTGACGCGGCGACGTTCGAAGTGTGGGGCGCCTTGCTCAACGGCGCCAAACTGGTGGTCATCCGCGACACGGAAGATATCGCCGGCGATGTGCCGCAGCTGGAAGCGCTGCTGCGTCGGCAGCAGGTGTCGATTCTTTGGGCCACGCGCAGCTTGTTCGATCATCTCTACCTCAGCAACCCCGATCTGTTTGCCGGGCTGCGCTATCTGCTGGTGGGCGGGGAGGCGCTGACCGCCACGCTGATGCAGCGCCTGGTGCGGCAACCCCACCGTCCGCAGTGGGTCATCAATGGCTATGGCCCCACCGAATGCACCACGTTCACCACGATGTACGCTATCGCTCAGGACGAAGCGCGCAGCAGCATTCCCATCGGCAGGGCGATACCGGGGCGTGAGCTCTACGTGCTGGATCGCTGGCGGCAACCGCTGCCGCCGGGCTTGGCCGGCGAGTTGTATATCGGCGGTTCGGCGCTGGCGCGCGGTTATCTCAACCAGCCGCAGCAAACCCAGGCGAGTTTCATCGAGTTGCACGGCCGGCGCTTATACAAAACCGGCGATCGGGTGCGTTGGCTGCGCGACGGCAATCTGGAATATCTCGGCAGAAATGATTGCCAGGTGAAAATTCGCGGATTCAGGATTGAACTCAGCGAGATAGAAAATGCGATCAATGCCCTGGAGGGCGTCGAGAAAGGCGTAGTGGTGGATGTCGTCCATCGGGAGAGCAAGCGCCTTGCCGCCTATTTGCTGATGGCGCGGGGCGTGGCCTGGGATCCTGCCGAATTACGCTCCCGGCTTGAGCGCAGTTTGCCGGATTATATGGTGCCGTCCAGCTATGTCGAGATTGACGAGATACCGCTGACGGTTAACGGCAAGTTGGATCGCTCGGCCTTGCCCGCGCCGCAATTCGCGCAAAGCGGGCGTTATGCCGCGCCGGAGAACCCGCTGGAGGCGCTGATTTGTTCCCTGTGGTCGAACATTCTTGGCGTGGAGACCGTGGGCATCGACGACGACTTTTTCCGATTGGGCGGCGATTCGATCCAAAGCATTGTGTTCACCAGCGAATTGAGCAAGTCGGGTTACCACAGCAACTCGCGTGCGGTGTTCGAAACCAGAAATGCGCGGGCTCTGGCCCAGCGCATTCTGCGGCAGCAAGACGCGGTTACCGCGCTCAACGAACAGGGTGAACTGCAGGGCGAATTCGAGCTGCTGCCGATTCAACGCTGGTACCGTGAGCTGGCGCCGAATCGCAGCGCCTTCTTCAACCAGACTTTTTTGGTGCGGGTACCGCCGATGTCCGCCGAACAGGTCGCCGATCTGGTGGCTGCGCTGGCGGATCAGCATGACATGCTGCGCGCGCGTTTTAGCGTCGACGACGCCGGCGTCATCGTGTCGCAGCGCTACCTGTCAGCGGCCGACGGCGGCCCTTCATGGGGCTACTATGACTTGGCGCTTTGTCGCCAAAGCCGCGCCGAGCTGCTGCGTCAATGGCAATCGGGGTTTGATCCGGCGGCAGGGCCGATATGCCGCTTCGTTTACATCTTTGACAGCCGCGCCCCCGGCTACGCGCTGATGTTCTGCGCGTTTCATCATCTGATCGTCGATGTGGTTTCCTGGCGCGTCATCGTCAGCGATCTGCAGCGGTTGCATCAGGGGGAATCGCTGCCGGCAAAAGGCACCAGCTACCGCCAATGGGGAGAACGGTTAAGGCAATACGCGGCAACCCGGCAAGACCAATGCGCTTACTGGCTGGCGATGATCGCCGGGCAGCCCGATTACGCCACGCTCAGCGGCGTGGCGCAGGCCCCTGAATTTTGCCGCTTCGAGTGCGATGTGGCGTTGACCGCGCTGCTGATGGACGGTTGCCACCAGGCCTACAACACCTCGGTGCGCGAAGTGCTGTTAGCGGCCCTGGCGCCGGTGTTGCAGGCATGGCACGGCAGTGCGGACAGTTATCTCACGCTGGAACACCATGGCCGCGATATCAATGACGATAAGATCCGGCTTGAGGGCACTGTCGGCTGGTTCACCGCCTTGATGCCCTTGCGCATCACCGCGCACGAGTGCCAAAAAACCACGCTGCGCGCCATCAAGGACAGGCTGAGAAAGATGCCTGACCACGGTATCGGTTATTCGGCGCTGAAATACGCTTCAGCGCCGGGCGATGAGGTGCCGGCTTGCCTGCGGCGCCACCGCCTGCCGGCCATTTCGTTCAATTATCTCGGCGCGTTCAACGAGCAGGCCGACGACGCGTTATGGGCCTTGATCGACCAAACGGCGGATTTGGAAAATGGCGCGATGCCGGTCAGCGGCAACGTATTGGATCTGGTGCTTTATGTTCACGACGATCGGCTAAGCATCGTCATGTCAGGTTTGCTGCCGCATGAAACGCTGTCGCGGATCGGGTCGCACTATGTCGACAGCCTGTCGGCGCTGGTCGAGTACTGCTGCCACGAAGCCGGCAACGGCGTTTGTCTCGCCAGCCCGGGCGACTTCCCCCATGCCGACGTCAGCCTCGCCGAATTGGATCGCTGGCAGCAAAAGCATCGCCTCGCCGCCGTTTTCGAAGCCACGGTAACCCAGCGAGAGTTGATGTATTTCAACCGACTCAACCGCGAGTATCAGATCGACCAGGCGGTTTATGAGATCGCGGGGCCGTTGCAGCCCGAGGTGTTGAATCAGGCATGGGCGCTGGCGCTGCAGCGGTTTGAAATGCTGCGCGCCGGATTTGACGATCAAACCCGCCGCGGCCGGCCCAACGTCTTTATCTGCGAGACGCTGCAGGCGCCGATCGCGATGGACGATTGGTCGGATGCCGCGCCAGCCTCTCTGGAGGAACGGATGGAGGCGCTGCTGGCCCGGGAGAGGGAGACCGCGTTTGAGCTGGATGCGCCGCCGTTGATTCGCTGGCGCCTCATCAGGTTGCATGCGGACGAGCACTATCTGGTGCAGACCTTTAACCACATTCTGTTTGATGGATGGTCGCTGGGGGTCTTGTTCGGCCAGTGGTTCAACGATTACCTCGCCCTGTTGGCGGGCAGGGTGCCGGCGCTGGAGATTAACCGATTCGAGCCTTTTGCCGCCCATGTGCGCACGCACGGCAATGATCCTGAGGCGCGGGCCTTCTGGGCAGACTATTTGCGGGATGCGCCGGTCAATCAACGCTTGCCGCTGACTGCCGCACCGCAGCTCGTACCGCAGGGGCGCCGGATGCGTCAGCATGGCGACGAATTCTCCAGCGCGCAGATGGCGCGCCTCACCGCGTTTTGTCGGCGGCAGGGGATCACGGTCAACCAACTGACGCAGCTGGCCTGGATGCTGGCGCTGGCCGAGGCGCTGGCTTGCGATGATATCGCCATCGGCACGACCATGAGCGAGCGCCCGGCCGACATTGAGCAGGTGCAGACGCTGTTTGGCCTGTGTGTCGCAAGCCCGGTGCTGCGGCTGCGGGCGATTCGCCGCCGCCCCCTTTATGAGCTGCTGGATGACATCGCGGATTCACAAACCTTCCGGCAGAAATACGCCTTTTCCGAACTGAATCGATACGACGAGAATTGGGTGCCCACCTCGCCGTTCGGCAGCCTGTTCGTGTTCGAAAACATGCCGAAACCGGCGATGGATCCACGGCTGCCGTTTCAGTGCCGCGTGATGGATATCGTCAGCGGCAGCAATCACCAAACGGTGCTGTGCCTGTTCCCCGAGGCGGAACGGCTCGCCATTTCACTGTTTTATGATTCCCACGAGATCGCTCGGGAAAACATCGTCGAATTGGGCCGACGTTTTCTGATTATTGCGCTCGCGATCGCCAATCTCCCGCCTGACAGCGACATCTGCGCTGAGGACGGAATTATCCAGGCTGAGGAGGCATGA
- a CDS encoding PhoPQ-activated protein PqaA family protein, whose amino-acid sequence MLKISAYITLIWLALAVCRYAAAKEEDTCFADEHPALQTVIPCYNQQLATLPLSFSLKSVESGQHTEIRHYRLMSQSWAPQDAIRPTQWWHDVDIYIPNGAFTGKALLVMSEDCACSAAGPGTSGNQKPAFSAEALAAQSKTVVVVVNRLPYPYLEYQNEGRRRSGADSRARGWRLFLDDADEYLMMPLHIPMTAALSQTMTLAQRELRQWGIDKFIVAGVSEGGTTAMLTALSDERIDAVAAIFPEGIAARQVMKHTYRTYGGRWPLAFHPYYQLGIDRRIETPAFDKLMQIEDPIEYPPLAERGRPPAPKYFIVAGGDERYPPDSTRFYLNKLPGEVSMRAIAGDERTVPERAVLALVNRRQRDIALPTIEVQSNASETALRTLRFSEPPIRVLRWTAHNRTARDFRYSCGVRYTSAPLEANRGEFRLNAPAQGWEATFIEAEFSDGYIATSPVFITPDDRYPIAAPAGDGLACETLPGRGLGEDYRHDD is encoded by the coding sequence ATGTTAAAGATCTCCGCTTATATTACCTTGATTTGGCTGGCTTTGGCCGTCTGCCGGTACGCCGCGGCCAAGGAGGAAGACACCTGCTTCGCCGATGAGCACCCAGCATTACAGACGGTGATCCCTTGCTATAACCAGCAACTGGCCACGCTGCCCCTGTCATTTTCGTTAAAAAGCGTGGAGAGCGGCCAACACACGGAAATTCGTCATTATCGGCTGATGTCGCAATCCTGGGCGCCGCAAGACGCGATCCGGCCGACGCAGTGGTGGCACGACGTGGACATTTATATTCCCAACGGGGCATTCACCGGTAAAGCGTTGCTGGTGATGAGCGAAGACTGCGCGTGCAGCGCCGCCGGCCCGGGAACGTCGGGCAATCAAAAGCCGGCGTTTTCCGCTGAGGCGCTGGCGGCGCAGAGCAAAACGGTGGTGGTGGTGGTCAATCGGCTGCCTTACCCGTACCTGGAATACCAAAATGAGGGACGGCGCCGTTCAGGGGCGGATAGCCGGGCGAGGGGATGGCGATTGTTCCTGGATGATGCCGATGAATATTTGATGATGCCGCTGCATATCCCGATGACGGCGGCGCTGTCGCAAACCATGACGCTGGCGCAACGCGAATTGCGCCAGTGGGGGATAGACAAATTTATCGTCGCGGGCGTGTCTGAGGGGGGAACCACGGCCATGCTGACGGCGCTTTCAGATGAGCGCATCGATGCCGTGGCCGCCATTTTCCCTGAGGGGATCGCGGCGCGGCAGGTGATGAAGCATACCTATCGCACGTATGGCGGGCGTTGGCCTTTGGCGTTTCATCCTTATTACCAACTGGGCATCGATCGGCGCATAGAGACCCCGGCGTTTGACAAGCTGATGCAGATTGAAGATCCCATCGAATATCCCCCTCTGGCCGAACGCGGGCGGCCTCCGGCGCCGAAGTATTTCATCGTCGCCGGCGGCGACGAACGCTATCCGCCCGACAGCACGCGGTTTTATTTGAATAAGCTGCCGGGGGAGGTCTCGATGCGAGCCATCGCCGGCGACGAGCGCACGGTCCCCGAACGCGCCGTTCTGGCCTTGGTCAACCGTCGTCAGCGTGATATTGCGCTACCGACGATCGAGGTGCAGAGCAACGCCTCAGAGACGGCGCTGCGCACGCTCCGCTTTTCCGAGCCGCCGATCAGGGTGTTGCGCTGGACTGCGCATAACCGCACGGCCCGAGATTTTCGCTACTCGTGCGGCGTGCGTTATACCTCGGCGCCGCTGGAGGCGAACCGCGGTGAATTTCGGCTGAACGCCCCTGCACAGGGTTGGGAGGCCACCTTTATCGAAGCCGAGTTTAGCGACGGGTATATCGCGACCTCGCCGGTCTTTATCACCCCTGACGATCGCTACCCGATCGCCGCACCGGCGGGCGATGGCCTGGCGTGTGAAACCTTACCGGGTCGAGGGCTGGGGGAGGATTATCGCCATGACGATTAA